The Anaeromicrobium sediminis genome has a window encoding:
- the rpsJ gene encoding 30S ribosomal protein S10 has protein sequence MANSKGKQKIRIRLKAYDHKILDQSAEKIVETAKKTGAEVSGPVPLPTEKQIITILRAVHKYKDSREQFEQRTHKRLIDILSPTPKTVDSLMRLDLPAGVDIEIKL, from the coding sequence ATGGCAAACAGCAAGGGAAAGCAAAAAATCAGAATCAGATTAAAAGCATATGATCACAAAATATTAGATCAATCTGCTGAGAAGATTGTTGAAACAGCTAAGAAGACAGGTGCTGAGGTATCTGGTCCAGTGCCACTACCAACAGAAAAGCAAATTATTACTATTTTAAGAGCTGTTCATAAGTACAAAGACTCTAGAGAGCAATTTGAACAAAGAACTCACAAGAGATTAATTGATATTTTAAGCCCAACACCTAAGACTGTAGACTCTTTAATGAGATTAGATTTACCAGCTGGTGTTGATATTGAAATAAAATTATAG
- the rplC gene encoding 50S ribosomal protein L3: MKQILGRKLGMTQIFTEEGVVIPVTVVEAGPVHVTQVKTVEADGYNAIQIGFEEKKEKKAIKPEKGHFEKAGVAVKSVVREVRVDDVTGYEIGQEIKADIFEAGAKIDVVGTSKGKGTQGPIKRHNQSRGPMSHGSKYHRGPGSLGAGSSPSRVFKGMKMAGRMGNERVTVQNLEVAKVDVERNLILVKGAIPGPKGGVVTIKESVKAK, from the coding sequence ATGAAACAAATTTTAGGAAGAAAATTAGGAATGACTCAAATCTTCACAGAAGAAGGAGTTGTAATTCCTGTAACAGTTGTTGAAGCTGGTCCAGTTCATGTTACTCAGGTAAAGACTGTTGAAGCTGATGGTTACAACGCTATTCAAATTGGATTTGAAGAGAAGAAAGAAAAGAAAGCTATAAAGCCAGAAAAAGGACACTTTGAGAAGGCTGGAGTAGCTGTTAAGAGTGTTGTAAGAGAAGTTAGAGTTGATGATGTAACAGGATATGAAATAGGACAAGAAATCAAAGCTGATATCTTCGAAGCTGGAGCTAAGATTGACGTAGTTGGAACTTCTAAAGGTAAAGGAACACAAGGTCCAATTAAGAGACATAACCAATCAAGAGGACCTATGAGTCATGGTTCTAAGTACCACAGAGGACCAGGATCATTAGGAGCAGGTTCGTCTCCATCAAGAGTATTCAAAGGCATGAAAATGGCTGGAAGAATGGGAAATGAACGTGTTACTGTTCAAAATTTAGAAGTGGCTAAAGTGGATGTTGAAAGAAATCTAATTTTAGTTAAAGGTGCAATTCCAGGACCTAAAGGTGGAGTTGTGACAATAAAAGAAAGCGTAAAAGCTAAGTAA